DNA sequence from the Paenibacillus physcomitrellae genome:
TGATTTAAAGTTTGCTGGGCAGCCGTGTTCCAGCGTACAACGCCGTTGTTGCCTACTGTTCTCATTTCCTCAATATCCGAGAATGGGTTATATAGACCTATATACACAAGCGTTGCAGCCGGATTGATTTGCTTCAGCTGCGCCACGATTGTCTTCAGCCTTTCGGAGGCCTGATCGATGGAAGTGTTCAGCTCGGCAGCCGTCGGCAGGTCGCCGCCACTTTCAAGCGCTTCAGCTCCTTGAAACAAGTCATTGCCGCCGATAGACAGCAGAATGACGCTGGCTTCCTTCAGCACGTGCTGAACGCCGTCCTCCTGTAGTTCATCTGTCAGCCCGCTTGTAAGCAGGCCGTTAATCCCCAGATTCCCGAGCAGCTTAACGTCGCGATCAGCCGCTTTGCTCTGCAGCAATTCGACTGCTCTTTCTCCGAATCCCTTGCCTTCATCGTCCCCCGTACCTTTAGCGAGGGAATCGCCGATGACGACCATCCCGATTTGACCAGTTGGAGGCAATTCAGCCGGTTCCTGCGTCCCTTTACCTATATCCGACGAGAAACCAGGGGCTGAAGCAGGGTTCACAATATCATGGACCGCATATACAAAACCGCCTAACAGCAGCAGGGTCGCTATTCCCGAAACGAGACTGACAATCAACCAAAGTTTAGATGACGAACGCATAAATGCCCTCCTGTCCGCAAACATGGATGCCCCTTTGTAAACCTGAACGACTCATTTGTAAATTTCGGTCTGATGGCACCGTTTTCCTTTAACCTTTACTTAACATAATTCTTCTCTACTTCATTTGCAAATTGTTCAAATATAATCTCTTGTTCTTTGGAGAAGACAGGCGTATAATAAAAAATGTAAGTAACTTACGGGTTATTAGCTTAGCTGGTAGAGCAGCCGACTCTTAATCGGCAGGTCGCAGGTTCGACCCCTGCATAACCCATTTGATCCATTCAGAGCTGCTTCTCACTCGAGAAGCAGTTTTTGTTTATTTTCCTAAAAATATGAGCCGGCCCAAATTGAAAACACCTTCCGCGGAATTCTCCACGAAAGGTGCCTCACAAGCCGATTTCATTACTTCCCTATAAATTCCTGAGACCAATAACCGTTATAATAGCCGACGCCGATTAACGTGTAATGAGGATTTAGCATATTTTGCCGGTGCCCCGGACTGTTCATCCAGTCCTTGACCACTTGCGCCGGTGTCTGCTGTCCTCGCGCTAAATTCTCACCTGCATAATTATACGAAATTTTGTAGCTGTCCATCATGTCGAATGGAGAACCGAATTTAGGAGAGGTGTGACTGAAATACTTGTGATTGTACATATCCACAACTTTGTCTTTGGCCAGCTTCGTCAGATTGGTATGAATAACCAGAGGTTTCAATCCGGCTTTCTGGCGCTCTTGATTAACCAGCTTGACCACCTGGGCCGCCTTATCAGCCTGAATCTTAGCGTAATTAAGCTGTACCGTCGATAGGGTCTTAACCGGAACTGCTCCGGCCTGGCCAGGCCCTACAGACAACATAGTAGAGAGGGCTAAAGAAACGGCTGTCCATACTGTGATTTGCTTCCATTTTCTCTTCATTCTGTTCTTCTGCATTTTGACTCTCCTATGCACTTTTTTACCAGTAGAAAGGCGTTCTTGTCACATTTTAACATGTTTTGTCTGCAAGGTCATCCCTTGGACGCAGAAATTTATAAGCTTTTTGTCATATAAACCTGCTGAACGACAGGAGAGAATCCCATACTTTTTAAGACCAGCCCGGTAAGGGCGCTGGCACTCTTGGGAAGGTTCGGAACACTCCGGTTGATGGCATCTCGGAAACCGTCAAACGCATGCCAAATAAGCTGCTTCAAAATCGCCACCGACTCCGGATGGCCGGGTAGTGCCTCGCATTGATAAAGAATCGTGGCAGCGTGTTCGCCCCCAGGCTGATAAATCTTTTTCCAATAGGCGTACCCTATAGTGTCCCCCGTCCCATCCTTCACTACAGCCGCGTCCCGGGCGCTCTGCCACTGGGTTTGCCAAGGATTTAACGCTTTGTAGAACGGGATATGAGCCATTTGAACCGGAGGGACAGCGACTAGCTCAAATGGTTTCAAAGCCGTGTCAGTGGCTTGTTTAGAAGGCATGACGGCTGGTTCTGCCGGTCCCTTGAGGCTTAAATGCTCCAGTTCATCCGTCTGGACGTATCCGGCCTTAAGATATAGGTGTATGGCCTTCTCATTCGCGCTGAGGGCCTCCAAGGTAGCCAACTGAACACCCTGCTCCCGAAAAAACGTCAAAGAAGCTTCGATCAAGCTGCGGCCGACCCCGCTTCCCCTGTATAAAGCAGCAACGCCCGTGCCTCCATTCCAGCCGATCTTCTGTTCTTTGGTTTCCCTTATTCCATTTAGTATGATGCCAGCCGGTTTCCCGTCTTGAAAGGCGACAAATGACAGTTCGCTCGACAGCTCTTCCGCTGCCATCCGTTTCAGAAAGGCATCCGGTGTTGTGGTAGCATCAAAAGCATATCCTTCGAATCCTTCGTTCCAGGCTTGAACGGCCTCTTCCAGGGTACAGGATTTTAATTTTCTGAGTTCCAGCAAAGCAGCTCCCCCTTAACACAAAATGGTGAAAATGATGTTAATGATCCGCATCCCTTCCCTTGTTCGTCAAACCCGGGCCATTCTCCTTCCATGCTGGCTGGAACGGTTTAACCGGGAGGAAAGTAGGAAAGACACGCTAATGCCTGGCTTCTTTGACATAAAAAAGAACCGGACTCCTCTTCTGCGGAATCCGGCTGCAGTCTATCTTCGCCTAATGCCTCCCCGCCCTGCACGGGTCGAGGGCTTCTTGATGGACGGCCTCGGCTTCGTATAACTGCCTGAGCCATAGTCTATACCGCCGCCGGGATTACGCTGAATACTGCCACGGCTGCCCGTGCCGGTATCCGAACCGCTTCCTGCTCCTCCGCCTCCGAAGAAGCCCCCCGTACTGCCTCCGGTCGTAGAACCGCGCCGGTTTACCGACCCTCTTTTCTCGACGGTAAGCGGCGGAGCTGCTTTCTTCTCAGAAGTTGAAGGCGTATGATAGCTTTGATTCGGTTCATAAATGTCCCGGCTTGTATATCCCCGGTATCCTCCGCCATAGCCGCCAAGTCCGCCGCTAAACAGGCTTCCGATAAGCTGAGCGGTTAAATACCCCTGAAGGAAGCTGGAATCATAGTTTTGCCTTACATAACTTTCCGAATCGACTTCAATCAGCGTGTCTTCGGGTTTGCTCGGATCTTTCTGAAGATGGTAATATTCGTCCCGATAGACGAGAAACATATGGTCAGGATCTGCGGCGGACATTTGATCCGGTGTACGCTGATTGGCCAGATCTGCCGCTACTTCCGGTACGGTTTCTCCAGCAGCCCTGTAAACATAAGAGGTAGAATCTCCGCTTTTGTTGACGGACTCCAGCGGATAATTTTCTTTAATGACAGAAGGGCTTCCGCAGCCGCTGAGAAGACCGGCAACAAGGCTGAGTATGACGACGATTTTAATGTATAAACTATGACCATTCTTCATGGGACCACTCCTATTTCGAGCGGATGACTTGAACATCTCCCGGGATGACTTTGGTTCCTTCATACAGCATAAATCTTCCGTCCTGCCATTCTATGCGCAGCAGGGAGAAATCATCGGCCTGGAACTGCCATACATGCTGTTCTCCGCCTTGCCGGAAAGGGGCTCTGCCTTGCACCATAACCCGCCCCTCATATTCTTCTTCCAAATAATGAATTTTGCCATCCAGTTCCAGCTCGGTCGGAACCTCTGCCGGATTGTCAAGCCGTCCGTCGACTTCCTGATACAGCACGTATTCGAGTTTCTCGCGTTCCTCAATATGAAGATATTTGATGTGACCACCATCCTGCAGGGTCAAAACCACCGCATTACGGCTTGGATTACGGACGCTGCCCGTCACCTGATAAGTGACCAGCTCCACCTCGCAAATATCGCCGGGCCCGAGATCCAGCATGCTCTTCTCCGGCAGCGGCGGTTCTTCTTTGGCGAATAAACGTCCAATTCTTTTTACCAGGTTCATTGTCGCTTCCCCTCTCGTGCTTAACCCTGCAGTGCAGGGGATGTCATAACAGAAGGAGAAACCAAAATCGTTTCTCCTTCAGGTTGCGCAGAACGCATCTTATTTAGAACGGTATTGTTTGCCTGCCCGTTAAGGCCGAACGAAACGATGAATCAGGATTGTTTATCGTATTGTTTCAACAAAGCGGCGAGTTCGTCTTCGACCTCTTTGTCTTTGCCAAGAGCATCAATTTCATCGTCGAGCGATTTACCTTTGGCGTGGATTTCGCCGGATGCTTCAGCTTGAGCTTCCATTTGCAGCATTTTCTCTTCCATACGCTTCATACCGGATGCTGCGCTGTCGGAATCAAAGCCGGAGATCGATTTGTTGATCTGGTGCTGAGCTTTGGCCGCATTGTAGCGGGCTACCAGCGTTTCGCGTTTATTTTTCAGCTCGCCCAGCTGTTTGCGCATTTCGTCCAGCTTGTCGCGGAGGTTGTCGGCAGCAAGTTTGTTCTGATCATAATTCGCTTTATATTCAGCCGCTTTCTCTTCAGCGGTTTTCTTCTCTTCCAGCGCACGGCGGGCCAGGTCCACATTGCCGGCTTTAGCTGCCGTATGCGCCTGCTCGTTGCGGCGGTTCACCAGCTCTTCCTGCTCTTCATAAAGCGATTTGAATCTTTTCTCGATCGCGATTTGGGCCGCTACGGCTTTCTCCGCATCTTCAAGATCCTCTTGCATGTCGCGGATATACTGGTCGGTCATTTTAATCGGATCTTCCGCTTTGTCGATCATCGAATTGATATTAGACATGGTTAAATCACGAAGTCTTTTGAAAATGGACATGGTTTAAATTCCTCCCGAGTATCAAATGGTTTTTATGATCATATTTACGTGTGATCTCAAGTTCAGTTTCATTTTTCCACAAAATCATTTAAAAATCAAAAGGCGTTTTCCATAAGTTGGGTTATTATCACGCTTGGCGGTAACTAAACATAGATATTTTATGCTTATGTAAAATTTTAGGTAAACTATTGAACTATCTCCTATTTCTTGGTAGCGTGAAGTTAGCTTTGGTCTTAAGTTAACGGAACGGGCAGCTGCCTTTACTACTAAGAAAGGAAGAACTTTATGTTTTTTTCAGAATTAAAAAGAGGAATATGTAATAAAAAAATGTTACTCGCCGTTATTATTGGATTAATTTTATTTTTTATATCTGACTACGCTGAAATCTTTACATTAATGACATTTGCTAATTTGAATGCTCCAGATATTAAAGGGAATCAGGCTGTCATAAATGATTTAATTATAAATGGTCAAAACAAATATCATATCTGGTTAAAAAGTTTTAACTATTTAGCAATAATATTCCCTTTGCTTATTGTCATCCCTTATTCTTCTTCCTATTTTGAAGAAAAAGAATCCAAATACTATTATTTTTTATTAACCCGTATGAGCGTTCAACGTTATATTGATGTGAAATTCTATGTGAATTTCTTAGTCGGAGGACTTGTCCTTTTTCTGCCTGAACTTATCTATTATATAGTTTTAAGTATTTTTTTTAGAAGCGATATTCTTCATCCCTTTATGTATCAACCAACCGGCATGTTTTCAAAACTATTTCTAACACACCCCGACACCTATATTTTTATTACGTTTATCATCCATTTTATATTGGGTGCATGTTTCACTTCAATTGCCTTAAGCTTAAGCAGCTACATAAAGAAGAAAATTGTAGTATACATCGCACCGTTTCTAATATTCATTGTTAGTTCAATTCTATTTGAAGCATTTTTACACCAACGTAGGTATTCACCCTTACAGTGGTTTCAATTTATTTTTAACGATGAAGTCACCTTATCATCCCTGGTAATTCCAGTTTTACTCCTAACCATTGTTTGTTATATAACATTTGCATTTCAAATCAAAAAAGCACAGAAACTTGGATAGCGAGGTCGAATACCTTTGACGATTTATACAAATTACCTATCATTAAAATTAAAGAACACCTTCATCAGCAAAAAAAGTTTACTATGGGTACTCATTTATTCCCTTCTTATTCTTTTAAATGCATTCAGTTCAAAACTAAACTCAAATTTTTGGGATCTCTTGATGATCCGAACGTTGGACCAACGGAATTTCCATCTGTTTTTTTTCTTACCCTGCTTTATATTTCTGCTTTATGATATATGTAATGATAAATTTATCACTTATTTAAGTGTCATCCGATTAAAACATAGATCTATATGGATTTATTCCAAACTGTCTTTAATTTTTGTGACGGGCTTTATTTACAGCCTTATTTATGTGGGTATCATTGGGCTTTTTTCACTGCTGCTGCTAGGGTTTGATAACAGTTGGAGTAAACCAACAAATGCTTATTATGAATTTACGAATTATCTCTCTCCTTCTACTGCTTTCTGGCTGGAAGTTATAAGGTACATTTCGGGATGCTGGGTTGTGGGAGCCATTTATTTGTTTATCTTTTGTCTAAGCCATTCCAATCGTAATCTGAAGGCCCTTCTAGGATGTTTTGCCGTCATTATTTTAAATTATATTTTTCAAATGGGCTCTTTCATGAGTTACTTCCCTTACATATACATCGATCCGCAATTCATCAATTATTTCACTAAAAACGATAAACTTATTTTGTATTGGTGGCATTACCATTGGGCGGTAATTGTTTTTACTATGTTATTAACGCTTCTTACTTCCAGATTGAGAAAAATTGAGTTTACGGAGGAAATATGAACCCTTTTAAAACTCTTTTTATTTTTAATATTCGCCATTTTAAAGTCCGGCACATTCTAGCAGCGTTGTTCCTTTTTGTTATGTTAACCGCTTTAACGATTAAAACAATGGCTAGCCATTCCTCTCTGACAGATGCGGTAGTTTATCACTTCGGTATTTTTTCAGCCACTCATTATGGTTACTTATTAATCATCAAATTACTGATGCCACATCTGATCTTTATGTATTTCGTTGAAAAGTATGTCACTGGCAATGTTATAGGGAATTCTGCCTATTTATTGTTGCGCATCAGAAACTTAAAAATGTGGGTCTTGTCTCACATAACTGTTCTGCTAACAGTAACAATCTTGTATTACAGTTTATACAACGTAACCTCTTGGCTTATTATCCGTTGTTTTTTTCATACGAACAAATTGACGTTATCTTTTTTAAACGAAGAATTGGGACAAGGCAAACCTATAAATCTTATTCCTTTGTTTTTTTCAGTACTAATGCTGCAGATTTTTGGAGCGGTCGCTCTCTCATTGTTGCAAACCGTTATTCATTTTTTGATTAAAGCTCCGAATATCGCCTATATAACCATTTGTATCCTTTTTCTGATTAATGTTTCAGTAGGACATGTAAATATTTGGTTAGGCAGCTTCTTTACTCTAGGAAAATATCCACTCTTAACAGGTCCTTTTAGTGAATCGACATTTTATTTATTTTTCCTGGTTCAGTTGGCTGTTTCAACCCTATGTTCGTTCGTTATTTATTGGAAAATACGCAGGCTTTATTAATTATTCAATTTTTGAAGGGAGAATCTTAGTAATGACAACAGCTATAAAGATCTCTAATTTAAATAAAAGTTTTAAACATGAAGTTATCTTACAAAATGTATCGTTGGAAATTGAACAAGGAAAAATAACGGGTTTCATTGGCCACAATGGAAGCGGGAAATCGGTTTTCTTTAAATTGATTTGCGGGCTGTTGCTGCCAGATACCGGATCCATTGAAATATTTGAAAAAAAACTGGGGAAGGAAATGGATTTCCCTGAAGATTCAGGAGCAGTCATCGAACATCCGGGTTTTCTGCCGGATAAATCCGGATTTCAAAATCTCAAGTATTTAGCTTCAATTCGGCGCACAATCACCGATGAGCAAATTAAAAAATCAATGATTGACGTAGGTCTTGATCCCGAGAATCCTAAGAAAGTCAAAGGATATTCACTAGGCATGAAGCAACGGCTTGCCATTGCTCAAGCTATCATGGAAAAACCTAAGCTTCTAATCCTAGATGAACCTATGAATGGCTTAGATAAAGACGGAGTTTCTCTCATACGTGACTTGCTCCTTAAGTTAAAAAGTGAAGGGGTAACCATTTTATTATCCAGCCATATCACCGAAGATATTAGAGTATTGTGCGATAAGGTTTACGAGTTTGAAAACAAACAACCTATTCCCGTCAATTTTAATGCTATGATCTAGGGTCTCAAGCAAAGTTTCAGCTTAGTATAAGACGGTTTCACGCTTAAGAAGCGGCGGAACCGTTCTTCATTCTTACAGTTTATTTAGTTTGTTATTGCTTTTTAACCCCGTTTTCGTTAAAATACAATTAGTGATCGATCAATTACTAATTGAATCTCCGTCCGGAGGTCTTCATCCTGAAAGGAGTCCCCATGGCCAAAAGCAATTCAACGTCTGTCAACCGTCAGAAGGACATCGTCTCAGCCGCAATCGAAGTCTTTGCCGAAATGGGCTATTACCGCGCTACTACCGCTAAAGTGGCTGAACGCGCCAACATTTCCCAGCCTTACGTTTTCCGCTTTTTCTCCACCAAAGAAGACCTGCTGATCGAAGCACTCAAAGTATCCTTTGAACGGATTAACGAGGCCTTCACCCGGGTAATACATTCTGCGCCGAAACCTTCGCTGGAACGGGAACTGATCGATGCCTATCAGAGCATCATGGATGAGCACCGCAGCGAAATTCTGCTGCAAATGCAGGCCCAGACCATAATGGAACATTCAGTTGCCGAGCTTATGCGCGAATCCTATGCCCAAATCCACGACAATGTCTACCGCGCTTTTAAGGCGGCCGGGCTTGAAGCGCCGATGGAAAAAACCATGCTGTTCCTGGCCAGAGGAATGTTGTGCAACACGGCTATGGCCATCCAGCTGCCTTTGCTCATGAAAATAAACGAATGATTTCGTTTATTTCGCAATTTAGTGATTGATTAATCACTAAATGAATAAGCACAAGTAACAGTTCATTTACTGGTAGCGAAGGTTCTTTTTTTGTAATTGATTAATCACTAGCTTCATCTCACCATCTAACCAAAGGAGTGTTTTCATATGAAAAAAGCAATTGTATTAGGCGCCACAGGCGGGACCGGAAGCGCCATAACAGCAGAACTCATCCGCCGAAATATCGAAACTATCGCTTTTGGCCGCTCCGAACGAAAATTAAAGCAGCTTCATCGGACTTTGAACGCCTCTCCCCTCCTCTCCCTGGCTATTGGAGATGCTTTTGACGCAGAATCCATCATCCAGGCGGCCCGATCCGCAGACGTGATCATCCATTGCGTCGCCGTTCCCTATAACGAAATGGTACAAAGCCAGCTCCCTCTGGGTGAAGCGGTGCTTACGGCAGCGTCATCTTTAGGCAAGAAGCTGGTGATCATCGACGGCATTTACCCTTACGGCAAAGCCGTTACGTCCCGCGTAAGCGAAACACATCCCAAACAGCCTCATACCCGAAAAGGCCAAACCAAGCTGGCCTTTGAGCAGCTGATCTTCAGCCCTCGCTGGCAGAATCTTCCCCGGATGATCGTCAGGCTGCCGGATTATTACGGCCCGACGGCCAATAAATCCTCTTACCTCGGCATGACGATGGAAGCTATTGCTGCGGGCCGTCCCGCCATGTTTGTCGGCCGTCTGAAGGTACCTCGGGAATATATTTATCTGCCTGACGCCGCTTATATGATTGCCGAGCTGGCTGCCTGTGAGGAGGCTTACAATGAGGAATGGAACCTGCCTGGATCTGGCGTTATAGCCGGATACGAGCTTGTTCGGCTTGCCCGTCAGGCTGCCGGGATGTCCAAACCTGTTCTGCCGCTGAATAAGCTGCTGCTCCGGATGAGCGGCTGGTTTGATCCTGTCGTGCGGGAAATCGTAGAGATGTATTATTTAACGAAGACGCCCGTAATCCTGGACGGCAGCAAATATACATCCCGGATCGGCCTGCTTAAAGCGACTCCATATCGGGTGGGGATTCCGGAGACGATTAAGGCCATTCAAGCCGCAAACCCATTGGCCAGACAAACAAATTAAGCAAGTAACAAATTAAGCACGCAATAAAACACCGGCCCTCCGCTATTCGGCAGAGGAGCCGGTGCACATCGCTTCTAAAATCCCAAATTCCGGTAGACTCTGAATCTTTATTTCTTCGCCGCGTATTTACGCATATCAAACGCAACCGCAGCCACGATGATCAAACCTTTGATAATCAGCTGCCAGTAAGGGCTGACGCCGATAAAGGTCAAACCGTAGTTGATGACGGTAAAGATGAGCACGCCCGTGACTACGCCAGGGACAGTACCAATTCCGCCCGTAGTGGAAACGCCGCCGACCACGCAAGCCGCGATGGCGTCAAGCTCGTACATGTTCCCGTAGTTGTTGGTGGCGCCGCCGGTTCTGGCGGCTTCCAGCACGCCTGCGAGGCCGTACAAAGCGCCTGCGATCCCATAAATCCACAGCAGGTTCTTGGCGACGTTAATGCCGGATACCCGCGCTGCCTGTTCATTGCCGCCGATGGCGTACATGTTTTTACCGAGTTTGGTTTTGTTGAAGACTACCCACACAATAAAAGCGACAAAAATCGCAATTAACACGATATAAGGAAGGGAATATTCGCCGCTTCCGATGCTGCCCGAGCCAATGTCCGTAAAGTCTTTGCGCAGACCGCCGATCGGCTGGGATTGGTTCGGCTTCGTATCGAAATAAAGCGAGTTAACGCCATAGATCGCTACCATGGTACCGAGCGTCGCGATAAATGGAGGCACTTTGAATTTGGATACGATAAATCCGTTCAGCAAACCAAAGAGCAAACCGACAACCAAAGCGATCAGGATCGGAATACCGACCCACAGCTGCGGCAGATCCGGGAAGAAGCGGCGGCCATAGTCGCTGACCTGCAGCATGGAAGCCGAGATAACAGCTGTCAAACCAACCATACGGCCTGCAGACAAGTCCGTTCCGCCTGTAATCAGGATAAACGCAACGCCCAGCGCGATGATCACGCGGGTTGCCGATTGAATCAGAATATCACGCAGGGTGCTGACCGCAAAAAATGATGGGTCATAAGCCGTGATCGCGATCAGCAAAACAACAAGCACGATGTAAATCGCATTTTGTGAGATTGAGCCTCTTAATTTCTGTGTATTCATCTTTCTGTTTCCTCCTTCTCCTGCCCTAGTGCTGGGCCGCCAAACGCATAATTTCTTGTTCTGTTGCCTGTTCTCTATCTAGAATGCCGGTTAGCCGGCCTTCGGACATGACCATGATGCGGTCTGACATTCCCAGCAGCTCAGGCATTTCAGAGGAAATGACGATAATGCTTTTCCCTTGCTCGGCCAGATCCGCAATAATCGAATAAATTTCGAATTTGGCGCCGACGTCAATGCCCCGGGTCGGTTCGTCAAGCAGCAGGATTTCCGGATTCGTCAGCAGCCAGCGGGCGAGCAGCACCTTTTGCTGGTTGCCGCCGGACAGATTCATAATCAAAGTCTTCATATTCGGCGTCTTGGTCCGCAGCTTCTCAATCCTCTCGTTGACTTCGGCCTTCTTTCTGCGTTCATCAAGCAGCATATACGGTGTCACGTAAGCATCAAGATTGGCTACGGCGCCGTTCTCGTGCACGGATAACACCGGCAAAATGCCGGTTGCGCGGCGTTCTTCGGTCAACAGGGCCATACCGTATTTTTTGGCATCGCCGGGGGATTTGATCTTCACCTCTTTGCCGTGAATCGAAATGCTCCCCGAGGAAATCTCCCGCAGCCCGAATAAGGCTTCTACGAGCTCTGTCCGTTGCGCGCCTACAAGACCACCTATGCCGAGAATCTCACCTTTACGCAGCTCAAAGGATACGTCTTTAAAAGATTTCGGATCCGCCGAGGTCAGGTTAGCAGCTTTCAGGATCACTTCGCCGGGATGGTTATGGCGTTCCGGAAAACGCTGCTCCAGATCGCGGCCTACCATGCGGGAAATGATTAGATCCGTGGTCATTTCTTTGGCTGGCCAGGTGCCGATTTTTTTGCCGTCCCGCATGATCGTTACGTCATCGGAAATCCGCAAAATTTCTTCCATTTTGTGCGAAATATATATGATCGCCACACCATTGCTCCGCAGCTCGTTGATGATCCGGAACAGATGCTCCACCTCTACGCTGGTCAGCGAGGAAGTCGGTTCATCCATCACGATAATCTTCGAGTTGAACGAAACGGCTTTGGCGATTTCGATCGATTGGACTTTGGAGACGGACAGCTTGCCGACAAGGACGTCAGGATCAATATCGATGTCCAGCTGTTTGAACAGTTGAATCGTATCCTCGCGCATTTTCTTGTGATCGATAAATTTAAGCGGGCCTTTGGTTGGAAAACGGCCCAGCCAAATGTTCTCCATCACGCTGCGGTGAGGGATCGGGTGAAGCTCCTGATGAATCATGGAAATGCCATGCTGCAGCGCTTCGCTGGAATTGTTGATGACCGTCTTCTGGCCGTTCAGCAGAATTTCGCCATTGTCCGGATGATAGATTCCGAACAGGCATTTCATTAAGGTAGATTTACCGGCGCCGTTCTCGCCCATAAGGGCGTGAACGGTTCCGGCTTTCACTTGCAGGGTAACGCCATCCAGCGCTTTGACGCCGGGAAATTCCTTGGTGATGCTGTTCATTTCGAGCAAAAATTGGTCAGACATGGCTGCTCCACTCCCCACTTATTTCGCGTCGTCTATATTGTCTTTCGTGATTTTTTTGTAAGGGATCCAGATATATTGGTTGTCGGTAATGTCAAAGCCAACACTGTCTTTAGTGATTTCTTTGCCTTGGGCTAACAGGGAAGCCAAAGTGATTGCCGCTTTACCTTGGTTCTTGGCATCATTCAGCACGGTGCCGAGCAGCGTGCCTTCCTGCAGTGCCTGCACCGCCGGAGCTGTTGCGTCAACGCCTACTACCGGCATGTATTTGTCCCCTTTGAAATAACCTGCCGCTTTCAAAGCTTCGATGGCGCCGAGGGCCATGTCATCATTATTAGCAAAAACTGCTTCGATTTTATCACCGTTGGAGCCCAGGAACGCGGCCATTTTATCTTGGCCTTTAACGCGGTCCCACATTGCCGTATC
Encoded proteins:
- the mglC gene encoding galactose/methyl galactoside ABC transporter permease MglC codes for the protein MNTQKLRGSISQNAIYIVLVVLLIAITAYDPSFFAVSTLRDILIQSATRVIIALGVAFILITGGTDLSAGRMVGLTAVISASMLQVSDYGRRFFPDLPQLWVGIPILIALVVGLLFGLLNGFIVSKFKVPPFIATLGTMVAIYGVNSLYFDTKPNQSQPIGGLRKDFTDIGSGSIGSGEYSLPYIVLIAIFVAFIVWVVFNKTKLGKNMYAIGGNEQAARVSGINVAKNLLWIYGIAGALYGLAGVLEAARTGGATNNYGNMYELDAIAACVVGGVSTTGGIGTVPGVVTGVLIFTVINYGLTFIGVSPYWQLIIKGLIIVAAVAFDMRKYAAKK
- a CDS encoding sugar ABC transporter ATP-binding protein, with the protein product MSDQFLLEMNSITKEFPGVKALDGVTLQVKAGTVHALMGENGAGKSTLMKCLFGIYHPDNGEILLNGQKTVINNSSEALQHGISMIHQELHPIPHRSVMENIWLGRFPTKGPLKFIDHKKMREDTIQLFKQLDIDIDPDVLVGKLSVSKVQSIEIAKAVSFNSKIIVMDEPTSSLTSVEVEHLFRIINELRSNGVAIIYISHKMEEILRISDDVTIMRDGKKIGTWPAKEMTTDLIISRMVGRDLEQRFPERHNHPGEVILKAANLTSADPKSFKDVSFELRKGEILGIGGLVGAQRTELVEALFGLREISSGSISIHGKEVKIKSPGDAKKYGMALLTEERRATGILPVLSVHENGAVANLDAYVTPYMLLDERRKKAEVNERIEKLRTKTPNMKTLIMNLSGGNQQKVLLARWLLTNPEILLLDEPTRGIDVGAKFEIYSIIADLAEQGKSIIVISSEMPELLGMSDRIMVMSEGRLTGILDREQATEQEIMRLAAQH